From uncultured Bacteroides sp., a single genomic window includes:
- the secA gene encoding preprotein translocase subunit SecA: protein MGFNEILGSIFGNKSNRDMKEIQPWVDKIKAAYPDVAQLDNDGLRAKTQELKKYISDSAAEEKAKIEELKASVETLELEEREDLFLEIDKLEKTVLDKYETALDEVLPVAFSIVKETAKRFSENETLEVTATDFDRTLATTKDFVHIQGDKAIYQNHWVAGGTEIIWNMIHYDVQLFGGVVLHKGKISEMATGEGKTLVATLPVFLNALTGNGVHVITVNDYLSKRDSEWMGPLYMFHGLSVDCIDRHQPNSDARRQAYLADITFGTNNEFGFDYLRDNMAVSPKDLVQREHNYGIVDEVDSVLIDDARTPLIISGPIPKGEEQLFEEYRPEVEKLVNIQKVLATKYLSDAKRLIASEDKKDQEEGFLALFRSHKALPKNKALIKFLSEPGIKAGMLKTEEIYMEQNNKRMPEAVDPLYFVIEEKMNSVDLTDKGVDLITGNSEDPKLFVLPDIASELSALENENLSDEEKQVKKDELMTNFAIKSERVHTINQLLKAYTMFERDDEYVVIDGQVKIVDEQTGRIMEGRRYSDGLHQALEAKERVKVEAATQTFATITLQNYFRMYHKLSGMTGTAETEAGELWDIYKLDVVVIPTNRQIVRKDLNDRVYKTKREKYKAVIEEIESLVNAGRPVLVGTTSVEISEMLSKMLTMRKIEHNVLNAKLHQKEAEIVAQAGFKGIVTIATNMAGRGTDIKLSPEVKAAGGLAIIGTERHESRRVDRQLRGRAGRQGDPGSSVFFVSLEDDLMRLFSSERIAGVMDKLGFKEGEMIEHKMISNSIERAQKKVEENNFGIRKRLLEYDDVMNKQRTVVYTKRRHALMGERIGMDIVNMIWDRCADAIEGKDYENSKMEILQTFAMDIPYTEEEARNAKVERLVDRTFDAAMASFKRRTDRMAQVANPVIRKVYEEQGQRFENILIPITDGKHTYNITCNLKAAYENGSKEAVKAYEKTILLHNIDECWKENLRELDELKHSVQNASYEQKDPLLIYKLESVTLFDDMVSKINNQTVASLMRGKIPFQEPEEVKQAAPEVQQDYSKYRAEKTDLTDPNQQEAAERDTREVKREPIRVEKTVGRNDLCPCGSGKKYKNCHGREA from the coding sequence ATGGGATTTAATGAAATTTTAGGCTCTATCTTTGGTAATAAATCCAATCGGGATATGAAAGAGATCCAACCATGGGTAGATAAAATTAAAGCAGCGTATCCTGACGTTGCCCAACTGGATAATGACGGACTTCGTGCTAAAACGCAGGAACTAAAAAAATATATATCAGATTCAGCTGCTGAAGAAAAAGCGAAAATCGAGGAGTTGAAAGCTAGTGTGGAAACATTAGAGCTGGAAGAAAGAGAAGATTTGTTCTTAGAAATAGATAAATTGGAAAAGACTGTTCTCGATAAATATGAAACAGCTCTTGATGAAGTGCTTCCTGTGGCTTTCTCTATCGTGAAAGAAACAGCTAAAAGATTTTCTGAAAATGAAACTCTAGAGGTTACAGCTACTGACTTTGACCGTACATTGGCTACAACTAAAGATTTTGTTCACATTCAAGGTGATAAGGCTATTTATCAGAATCACTGGGTTGCCGGTGGTACTGAAATAATCTGGAATATGATTCATTATGATGTACAGCTCTTTGGTGGAGTGGTTCTTCATAAAGGAAAAATTTCGGAAATGGCTACTGGTGAAGGTAAAACTTTGGTGGCTACCTTACCGGTATTCCTTAATGCTTTGACCGGAAACGGTGTGCATGTGATTACTGTCAATGACTATTTGTCAAAACGTGACTCTGAATGGATGGGACCTCTTTATATGTTCCACGGATTAAGTGTGGATTGTATTGACAGGCATCAGCCTAATTCAGATGCTCGTCGCCAGGCATATCTTGCCGATATTACTTTCGGAACAAATAACGAATTTGGTTTCGACTACCTTCGTGACAACATGGCAGTTAGTCCAAAGGACTTGGTGCAACGCGAACATAACTATGGTATTGTCGATGAGGTTGACTCTGTTTTGATTGATGATGCCCGTACTCCTCTTATTATTTCCGGTCCTATACCAAAGGGTGAAGAACAACTCTTTGAAGAATACCGTCCGGAAGTTGAAAAGCTGGTAAATATACAGAAAGTGTTAGCTACAAAATATTTGTCTGATGCCAAACGATTGATTGCTTCCGAGGATAAAAAGGATCAGGAAGAAGGTTTCCTTGCATTGTTCCGCAGCCACAAAGCTTTGCCTAAGAATAAAGCGCTGATTAAATTCTTAAGTGAACCGGGAATTAAAGCTGGAATGCTGAAGACAGAAGAAATTTATATGGAGCAGAATAACAAGCGTATGCCTGAAGCTGTTGATCCATTATATTTTGTTATCGAAGAAAAAATGAACAGTGTAGATCTTACTGATAAAGGTGTGGATTTAATCACCGGAAACTCTGAAGATCCTAAGTTGTTCGTTTTGCCGGATATCGCTTCTGAACTTTCTGCCCTTGAAAATGAAAATTTGTCTGATGAGGAAAAGCAGGTTAAGAAAGATGAACTGATGACTAACTTTGCTATTAAGTCTGAACGTGTACATACAATCAACCAATTGCTTAAAGCATATACTATGTTTGAAAGGGATGATGAGTATGTAGTTATCGATGGACAAGTGAAGATTGTTGATGAGCAGACTGGACGTATCATGGAGGGCCGTAGATATTCTGATGGTCTTCACCAGGCTCTTGAAGCTAAGGAACGCGTGAAAGTGGAAGCTGCTACACAAACATTTGCTACTATTACTTTACAGAACTACTTCCGTATGTATCACAAGCTTTCGGGTATGACCGGTACTGCCGAAACTGAAGCTGGTGAATTATGGGATATTTATAAACTCGATGTAGTGGTTATTCCAACTAACCGTCAGATTGTTCGTAAAGACCTTAACGACCGCGTATATAAGACTAAACGTGAAAAATATAAAGCAGTAATTGAAGAAATAGAATCTTTGGTTAATGCAGGACGACCAGTATTGGTGGGTACTACATCTGTTGAGATCTCTGAGATGCTGAGCAAGATGCTTACTATGCGTAAGATTGAACACAATGTGTTGAATGCTAAACTTCATCAGAAAGAGGCAGAAATTGTGGCTCAGGCTGGTTTCAAAGGAATAGTAACCATTGCTACCAATATGGCCGGTCGTGGTACGGATATTAAGCTGAGTCCTGAAGTTAAGGCTGCAGGCGGTTTGGCTATTATCGGTACTGAACGTCATGAATCTCGTCGTGTAGACCGTCAGTTGAGAGGTCGTGCAGGACGTCAGGGTGACCCGGGTTCTTCTGTATTCTTTGTTTCTTTGGAAGACGATTTGATGCGTTTGTTCTCATCCGAACGTATTGCCGGAGTGATGGATAAATTAGGATTCAAAGAAGGAGAGATGATTGAACATAAGATGATCTCTAATTCTATTGAACGTGCACAAAAGAAAGTAGAAGAAAACAACTTTGGTATTCGTAAACGTTTGCTGGAATATGATGACGTGATGAATAAACAACGTACTGTGGTTTATACCAAACGTCGCCACGCCTTGATGGGTGAACGTATCGGTATGGATATTGTGAATATGATCTGGGATCGCTGTGCTGATGCAATTGAAGGAAAAGATTACGAAAATTCTAAAATGGAGATACTTCAGACATTTGCAATGGATATTCCTTATACTGAAGAAGAAGCCCGTAATGCAAAAGTTGAAAGATTAGTGGATCGCACGTTTGATGCAGCGATGGCTAGCTTTAAACGGAGAACTGACCGTATGGCTCAGGTTGCCAATCCTGTTATCAGAAAGGTTTATGAGGAACAAGGTCAGCGTTTTGAGAACATTCTTATTCCTATTACAGACGGTAAACATACATATAATATCACTTGTAATCTGAAAGCAGCTTATGAGAATGGAAGTAAAGAGGCCGTAAAAGCGTATGAAAAAACAATCCTTCTTCATAATATTGATGAGTGTTGGAAAGAGAATCTGCGTGAGCTGGACGAACTGAAGCATTCTGTGCAAAATGCCAGCTACGAACAAAAAGATCCGCTGTTGATTTATAAGCTTGAATCTGTGACTCTTTTTGATGATATGGTATCTAAAATAAATAACCAGACTGTTGCTTCTTTGATGCGTGGTAAGATTCCTTTCCAGGAGCCCGAAGAGGTAAAACAAGCTGCTCCTGAAGTACAACAGGATTACAGTAAGTATCGTGCAGAAAAGACGGACTTGACTGATCCTAATCAGCAAGAAGCAGCTGAGAGAGATACTCGTGAAGTTAAAAGAGAGCCGATTCGGGTAGAAAAGACTGTAGGACGTAACGATCTTTGTCCTTGTGGAAGTGGAAAGAAATATAAGAACTGCCACGGACGCGAAGCTTAA
- the secG gene encoding preprotein translocase subunit SecG: MYLFLIILIVITAILLCFIVLIQNSKGGGLSSGFSSSNQIMGVRKTTDFLEKATWGLAAAIVVLSIVTSYIVPTTTSTEGSAILEEAQKEEKTNPMNTPAGFETPKTGTTPAAAPAGNAAPKEAAPAQTPAQPAK; the protein is encoded by the coding sequence ATGTATTTATTTTTAATTATCTTAATTGTTATCACAGCAATACTATTGTGCTTTATTGTTTTGATACAAAATTCGAAAGGTGGAGGCCTCTCTTCTGGCTTTTCTTCTTCCAATCAGATCATGGGTGTTCGTAAAACAACCGATTTCCTTGAAAAAGCAACATGGGGATTAGCTGCTGCTATCGTAGTATTAAGTATTGTCACTTCTTACATTGTTCCTACTACTACAAGTACAGAAGGTTCTGCAATTCTGGAAGAGGCTCAGAAAGAGGAAAAAACAAATCCAATGAATACCCCGGCTGGTTTTGAAACACCTAAAACAGGAACTACTCCAGCTGCTGCACCTGCAGGTAATGCTGCTCCTAAAGAAGCTGCTCCGGCACAAACACCAGCTCAACCAGCAAAGTAA
- a CDS encoding tetratricopeptide repeat protein has translation MNAQNLQQWISHPENLNRETLYELRTLLARYPYFQSARLLYLKNLYLLHDIAFGQELRKAALYVADRRILFNMIEGNRFFIEPIKKKEEPAPLMKDEPNLDRTLSLIDSFLTSMPEEPHAIKMEFDLTSDYTSYLLQEDSTASQDKSAEKEVQPTPKLRGQELIDGFIEKAENENAIKLQIPEERDEETPQLEEPVLDENEDDESYFTETLAKIYVKQQRYSKALEIIKKLSLKYPKKNAYFADQIRFLEKLIINAKSK, from the coding sequence ATGAATGCTCAAAACCTACAACAATGGATTTCTCATCCTGAAAATCTGAATAGAGAAACACTTTACGAGCTGAGAACATTGCTGGCACGTTATCCATACTTTCAATCCGCCCGACTGCTTTATCTGAAGAACTTATATCTGCTTCACGATATTGCTTTTGGACAAGAGTTACGTAAAGCGGCTCTTTATGTGGCCGACCGTCGCATTCTTTTCAACATGATTGAAGGGAATAGATTCTTCATCGAACCAATAAAGAAAAAAGAGGAGCCTGCTCCTTTAATGAAAGATGAACCGAATTTAGACAGGACATTATCGCTCATAGACTCTTTTCTTACATCCATGCCTGAGGAACCTCATGCAATAAAAATGGAATTTGACCTAACATCAGATTATACATCTTATCTTCTTCAGGAAGACAGTACAGCCAGTCAGGATAAATCAGCCGAAAAAGAAGTACAACCAACTCCCAAATTACGTGGGCAGGAACTAATTGACGGATTTATTGAAAAAGCTGAAAATGAGAATGCTATAAAATTACAGATACCAGAGGAAAGAGATGAAGAAACGCCCCAACTGGAAGAACCCGTTTTGGATGAAAATGAGGACGATGAAAGCTACTTTACGGAGACTTTAGCCAAAATATATGTAAAACAGCAAAGATATTCCAAGGCACTTGAAATAATTAAAAAATTAAGTTTGAAATATCCAAAAAAAAATGCTTACTTTGCAGACCAAATTAGATTTTTAGAGAAATTGATTATTAACGCTAAATCAAAATAA
- a CDS encoding LptE family protein, with protein sequence MDWITKSKQLLALLSLLLLVNSCSVSYKFTGTSINYEKTKTISIADFPIKSDYVYAPLATKFNDDLKDIFVRQTRLRLVPRSGDMTIEGEITGYQQLNKTVKADGFASETELRITVNVRFVNNKNHTEDIEQQFTAFRNYDSTQMLTAVQDQLIAEMTKEITEQIFNATAANW encoded by the coding sequence ATGGATTGGATAACTAAGTCGAAACAACTGTTAGCTTTACTTTCACTGCTATTACTAGTGAATTCATGCAGCGTATCTTACAAGTTTACTGGTACTTCGATTAACTATGAAAAAACGAAGACGATCAGCATTGCTGATTTCCCTATTAAGTCCGACTATGTATATGCTCCTTTGGCTACAAAATTCAACGATGACTTGAAAGATATCTTTGTACGCCAAACACGTCTCCGCCTTGTACCCCGCTCCGGTGACATGACTATAGAAGGAGAAATAACCGGCTACCAACAATTAAACAAAACTGTAAAGGCCGACGGTTTTGCATCAGAAACTGAACTTCGCATCACTGTCAACGTACGCTTTGTAAACAATAAAAATCATACAGAAGATATTGAGCAACAATTTACTGCCTTTCGGAATTATGATTCCACTCAAATGCTGACAGCTGTACAAGATCAGTTAATTGCAGAGATGACAAAAGAAATAACAGAACAGATATTTAACGCAACGGCAGCAAACTGGTAA
- a CDS encoding sigma-54 dependent transcriptional regulator, translated as MTRSEIQQVKQRFGIIGNTETLNRAIDIAIQVAPTDLSVLITGESGVGKESFPQIIHQHSRRKHGQYIAVNCGAIPEGTIDSELFGHEKGAFTGAIGERKGYFGEADGGTIFLDEVGELPLPTQARLLRVLESGEFIKVGSSKVQKTDVRIVAATNVNLSEAISSGKFREDLYYRLNTVPIQIPALRERPEDIVLLFRKFASDFAEKYRMPAIQLSEEAKRALVTYPWPGNVRQLKNITEQISIIETNREITPAILQTYLPHQQQEKLPMIFGGNKQHKTFESEREILYQVLFDMRQDVTELKKLVHEIMTDKQQPVVTPQSVVNNVPTINLPSNNIPTSHPIQEEEDIQDTEEYVEESLSLDDLEKEMIRKALDKHHGKRKNAAKDLNISERTLYRKIKEYGLDN; from the coding sequence ATGACTAGATCTGAGATACAGCAAGTAAAGCAACGATTCGGCATTATCGGTAACACAGAAACACTGAACAGAGCAATTGATATTGCCATTCAGGTGGCACCTACCGACTTATCCGTACTTATCACCGGAGAAAGTGGTGTTGGTAAGGAAAGTTTTCCTCAGATTATACATCAGCATAGCCGTCGCAAGCACGGACAATACATCGCTGTTAACTGCGGAGCTATTCCTGAAGGAACGATTGATTCAGAACTTTTTGGACACGAAAAAGGGGCATTTACCGGGGCTATCGGTGAACGTAAAGGTTATTTCGGAGAAGCAGATGGTGGAACTATATTTCTGGACGAAGTAGGCGAACTTCCTCTTCCTACACAGGCGCGCCTGTTGCGGGTACTTGAAAGCGGGGAATTTATTAAAGTAGGATCATCTAAAGTACAAAAGACGGATGTGCGCATTGTTGCGGCAACAAATGTGAACCTTAGCGAAGCTATTTCTTCCGGAAAATTCCGGGAAGATTTGTATTATCGGTTAAACACTGTTCCAATACAGATTCCTGCCTTACGTGAGCGTCCTGAAGACATTGTGCTTTTATTCCGTAAATTTGCTTCAGACTTTGCTGAAAAATACCGGATGCCCGCCATCCAGTTATCAGAAGAAGCTAAAAGAGCATTGGTAACATATCCGTGGCCAGGCAATGTCCGCCAACTAAAAAATATTACTGAACAAATATCGATCATTGAGACAAACCGGGAAATTACCCCTGCAATACTCCAAACATATCTGCCTCATCAGCAGCAAGAAAAACTACCTATGATTTTTGGAGGAAATAAGCAACACAAAACTTTTGAAAGTGAGCGGGAGATTCTTTATCAGGTACTGTTCGATATGCGGCAGGATGTAACGGAATTAAAGAAACTAGTGCATGAGATTATGACGGACAAGCAACAACCAGTAGTAACTCCTCAATCTGTGGTTAACAATGTACCGACTATTAATCTTCCTTCTAATAACATTCCTACATCACATCCTATTCAGGAAGAAGAAGATATTCAGGATACTGAAGAATATGTTGAGGAATCTCTTTCTTTAGACGATCTTGAAAAAGAAATGATTAGAAAAGCACTGGATAAACATCACGGAAAACGCAAAAATGCAGCCAAAGATTTAAATATCTCTGAGCGAACACTATACAGAAAAATAAAAGAATATGGATTGGATAACTAA
- a CDS encoding inositol-3-phosphate synthase: MENVNVKPATGKLGVLCVGLGAVTSTFMVGTLMTRKGLSQPVGSLSQLATMRVGKGKEKQYKKISEVVPLTNLNDIVFGGWDIFPENAYESAIHAEVLKEKDINPVKDELEAIKPMPAVFDQNFVKRLYGTNIKEGTSRWDLTEQLRTDIRNFKAANNCERIVVIWAASTEVYLPLCDEHMTLAALEKAMKENNTEKIAPSMCYAYAAVAEGCPFIMGAPNLCVDTPAMWEFSKKMNAPIAGKDFKTGQTLMKTVLAPMFKTRMLGLNGWFSTNILGNRDGEVLDDPASFKTKEVSKLSVIETILDGEEHPELYSNIFHKVRINYYPPRNDNKEGWDNIDFFGWMGYPMQIKVDFLCRDSILAAPLLLDLVLFSDLAKRAGRSGIQDWLSFYLKSPMHDFEHKPVHDLFQQFTVLKNNLREMGGYEADECID, encoded by the coding sequence ATGGAAAATGTTAATGTAAAACCGGCAACTGGGAAACTAGGTGTATTATGTGTAGGTTTAGGCGCTGTTACTTCCACTTTTATGGTAGGAACATTAATGACGCGCAAAGGGTTGAGTCAGCCAGTTGGTTCTCTTTCACAATTAGCTACAATGCGTGTAGGTAAAGGAAAAGAAAAACAATATAAGAAAATTAGCGAAGTAGTTCCTTTAACTAATCTAAACGATATCGTATTTGGTGGATGGGATATTTTTCCTGAAAACGCTTATGAATCAGCTATTCACGCTGAAGTATTGAAAGAAAAAGATATCAATCCGGTAAAGGATGAATTGGAAGCGATCAAACCTATGCCTGCTGTGTTTGACCAAAACTTCGTTAAACGTTTATATGGCACAAACATAAAAGAAGGAACATCCCGCTGGGATCTTACAGAACAACTTCGTACCGATATACGCAACTTTAAAGCTGCCAACAACTGCGAACGTATTGTTGTTATCTGGGCTGCAAGTACTGAAGTATATCTGCCTTTGTGCGACGAGCACATGACTCTTGCTGCTTTAGAAAAAGCAATGAAAGAAAATAATACAGAAAAGATTGCTCCAAGTATGTGTTATGCTTATGCTGCTGTAGCTGAAGGATGTCCATTCATTATGGGCGCACCAAACTTATGTGTTGATACTCCTGCAATGTGGGAATTCTCTAAAAAGATGAATGCACCTATTGCGGGAAAAGACTTTAAAACAGGACAAACATTGATGAAAACAGTGCTTGCTCCAATGTTTAAGACTCGTATGTTGGGACTAAACGGATGGTTCTCAACAAACATCTTAGGAAACAGAGATGGAGAAGTATTAGATGATCCTGCTTCTTTCAAAACAAAAGAAGTTAGTAAACTTTCTGTTATTGAAACAATTCTTGACGGTGAAGAACATCCTGAACTTTACAGCAACATCTTCCACAAAGTACGTATCAACTACTATCCTCCTCGCAACGATAACAAAGAAGGATGGGATAACATTGATTTCTTCGGATGGATGGGGTATCCAATGCAGATAAAAGTGGATTTCCTTTGCAGAGACTCTATTCTTGCAGCTCCACTATTGCTTGACCTGGTTCTTTTCTCAGATCTTGCTAAACGTGCAGGACGCAGCGGAATCCAGGACTGGTTATCTTTCTATTTAAAGAGCCCAATGCACGATTTTGAGCACAAACCGGTTCACGACTTATTCCAGCAGTTCACTGTTTTGAAGAATAATCTTCGAGAAATGGGTGGATATGAAGCAGATGAGTGCATAGATTAA
- a CDS encoding HAD family hydrolase, whose product MKQFTNIKGIIFDYGGTIDTNGKHWAEVLWSRYKELNIPVSKEDFKKAYVHGERTLALNPMIKPSHDFYDVLLIKAKIQIEYLIEQGLLPISVLTNSYPEEIAKGCYDFAKEVVNNSLFVVKRLAITYKLVLVSNFYGNINKVLENFGLLCSFKSVIESAVVGVRKPDPAIFTLGVHELGIEAHETVVIGDSFSKDIIPAKTAGCHTIWLKGEGWGESTDDSVPDAIITDLTQLIDLL is encoded by the coding sequence ATGAAACAATTTACAAATATAAAAGGAATAATATTTGACTACGGAGGTACAATTGATACAAACGGTAAACATTGGGCCGAAGTGCTTTGGAGTAGATACAAAGAATTGAATATTCCTGTGAGCAAAGAAGATTTTAAAAAGGCATATGTACATGGCGAAAGAACATTGGCTTTAAATCCAATGATTAAACCATCACATGATTTTTATGATGTATTGCTGATTAAAGCAAAAATTCAAATTGAGTATCTTATCGAACAAGGACTTTTGCCAATCTCTGTTCTTACCAACAGTTATCCAGAAGAAATAGCAAAAGGTTGTTATGACTTCGCTAAAGAAGTGGTCAATAATTCTCTTTTTGTGGTCAAAAGATTGGCTATTACATATAAATTAGTATTAGTCTCAAACTTTTACGGAAACATAAACAAAGTACTAGAAAACTTTGGTTTACTTTGCAGTTTTAAGAGCGTGATTGAGTCAGCTGTTGTTGGAGTAAGAAAACCTGATCCGGCTATTTTTACTCTGGGTGTTCATGAGCTTGGAATCGAAGCACATGAAACGGTTGTTATTGGCGATTCTTTTTCAAAAGATATAATTCCGGCAAAGACAGCAGGTTGTCATACAATCTGGTTAAAAGGAGAAGGTTGGGGAGAAAGCACGGATGATTCTGTACCAGATGCCATTATAACTGATCTAACGCAATTAATTGATCTATTATAA
- a CDS encoding lysylphosphatidylglycerol synthase transmembrane domain-containing protein — MKNNYRNIFLLIGVIAIVIMLFTFDMKYDELLNNLKRAGFWFPVVVLLWVFIYMINAVSWYMIIHDNKENHVPYLKVYKFTITGFALNYATPFGFMGGEPYRIIELTPYVGVSKATSSVILYVMMHIFAHLCFWFSSIFLFILMYSVNIGTGIILTFAGAFCLFLIYFFIKGYKNGMAVKTLRLCKKIPFLKKWATHFAEEKKEMLERIDSQIAELHKQRKKTFYTTLFLEFTTRILGSLEVFFILKILTPDVNFLTCILIMAFTSLISNIFFFFPMQLGVREGGFAISTGKLALTGAFGIYVGLITRVRELIWIGIGMLLMKVGNKNNIVSNKE, encoded by the coding sequence GTGAAAAACAACTATCGTAACATATTCCTTTTAATTGGGGTTATCGCCATTGTTATCATGCTCTTTACTTTTGATATGAAGTATGATGAACTACTGAATAACTTAAAAAGAGCTGGATTCTGGTTTCCTGTAGTTGTTCTTTTATGGGTATTTATTTACATGATAAATGCAGTCTCATGGTATATGATTATTCATGACAACAAAGAAAATCATGTCCCTTACCTAAAAGTCTATAAATTTACAATCACAGGATTCGCACTTAATTATGCCACTCCATTTGGCTTTATGGGTGGTGAGCCTTATCGCATAATAGAACTAACGCCATACGTAGGAGTGAGCAAAGCTACTTCTTCGGTTATTCTATATGTGATGATGCATATTTTCGCTCATTTATGTTTTTGGTTCTCGTCCATTTTCCTGTTTATTCTTATGTATTCAGTGAATATAGGTACCGGAATTATCCTGACTTTTGCAGGAGCCTTTTGCTTATTTCTTATCTATTTTTTTATCAAGGGATACAAAAATGGAATGGCTGTCAAGACACTTCGCTTATGCAAAAAGATACCTTTTCTGAAAAAATGGGCTACTCACTTTGCTGAAGAAAAAAAAGAAATGCTGGAACGAATTGACAGCCAGATTGCAGAATTACATAAACAAAGAAAGAAGACTTTTTACACCACATTATTTCTGGAATTTACGACTAGAATATTAGGAAGTCTGGAAGTCTTTTTCATTCTGAAGATTCTCACTCCCGATGTTAATTTTCTGACTTGTATTCTCATTATGGCTTTCACCTCTCTTATTTCTAATATTTTTTTCTTCTTTCCCATGCAACTTGGAGTACGGGAAGGAGGGTTTGCTATTTCTACGGGAAAATTGGCTTTAACAGGGGCTTTTGGAATATATGTTGGCTTAATAACCAGAGTGAGAGAACTTATATGGATTGGTATAGGTATGCTGCTTATGAAAGTAGGTAATAAAAATAATATAGTCTCAAATAAAGAATAG
- a CDS encoding CDP-alcohol phosphatidyltransferase family protein has protein sequence MEKENRKKELEASLKSLDTEEFIDIYFYRPIGYRWALLFKQFGITPNSVTIASIFLGVAAGILFYYNDIRITLCGIFLLIWANSYDSADGQLARLTGQKSELGRILDGTSGDFWFITIYASICLRLSTEWGIWIWGLAAITGFCHSKQAAIADYYRNIHLFFLKGKAGSELDSSYQQAELYKSLSWKNDFIRKLFIFFYKGYTASQEKLTPKFQLFFKAAKERYGDNIPQNLKDEFRILSKPLMKYTNILSFNTRVIVLFISLLINIPWIYFVFEITVLNILLIYMIIRHESFCKKLYKQLS, from the coding sequence ATGGAAAAAGAGAATAGGAAAAAAGAGCTGGAAGCATCATTAAAATCTCTCGACACAGAAGAATTTATCGATATCTATTTTTATCGCCCTATAGGATATCGTTGGGCCCTACTTTTTAAACAATTCGGCATTACTCCCAACTCAGTTACAATTGCAAGCATCTTTCTGGGAGTAGCAGCGGGTATTTTGTTTTACTATAACGATATAAGAATAACTCTCTGCGGTATCTTCCTGCTGATCTGGGCAAATTCTTATGATAGTGCTGATGGACAACTGGCTCGCCTCACCGGGCAAAAGTCTGAACTAGGACGCATCCTTGACGGAACAAGCGGCGATTTCTGGTTTATCACAATTTATGCCAGTATTTGTTTACGTCTTTCCACGGAATGGGGAATATGGATCTGGGGATTGGCTGCAATTACAGGATTCTGCCATAGTAAACAAGCTGCCATTGCCGATTATTACCGCAATATTCATCTTTTTTTCCTGAAAGGGAAAGCTGGAAGTGAACTTGACAGTTCTTATCAACAAGCTGAATTATACAAATCACTTTCATGGAAAAATGATTTCATTAGAAAACTCTTTATTTTTTTCTATAAAGGCTACACTGCATCTCAGGAAAAACTGACACCTAAATTTCAGTTATTCTTTAAAGCAGCAAAAGAAAGATACGGAGATAATATTCCTCAGAATTTAAAGGATGAATTTCGTATTCTAAGCAAGCCATTGATGAAGTACACGAATATATTATCATTCAATACGCGAGTAATCGTGCTCTTTATAAGTCTTCTCATTAACATACCTTGGATTTACTTTGTCTTCGAGATAACAGTACTCAATATCCTGCTGATATATATGATTATTCGTCACGAATCATTTTGCAAGAAGCTGTATAAACAATTATCTTAA